In one window of Hyalangium gracile DNA:
- a CDS encoding metallophosphoesterase codes for MLFSKLPAPGALLAAALMLTAGAAQAATLTRTPYLQRVGPDTATIAFRLDANCAAEVRYGARGATDQVARSTDSGRIHAVVLEGLTPGTEYSYEVSACGGRTPIKSFSTAPVPGTRYVHFAAVGDFGTGGNDEKRVAAAMRAAQPELFIALGDNAYTSGTEAEIQNNLFAPLAEVLAEVPFFPVAGNHEYVTNQSQPYLDNFYLPTSPSGGERYYSFDWGHVHFVGLDSSCAIGLASKERCTLAAQKAWLQQDLAASKAPWKVVYFHHPPWSSGSHGSQLLMRREFGPLFEQYGVDLVLTGHDHNYERSKPMLGDAVAPTGKKGIPYLVVGGGGASLRAFSGGAPAWSAYRNATAHGFLDVVVDGGTLTAKLLGTDGKTLDSLTLKKELAPQEPPPTLSVIVEGERGTAPLQAFFRATPPSADYTVRWDFGDGQSAEGTEVRHVYAQPGDYTVTATATSGASSVTTTKQVSVSAQGTVETPGEPVTEVPQTPGSPGVSPGLPGEDDASPSAGCSTVPPGALLPFAALTLAALLRRRRR; via the coding sequence CAACTGCGCCGCCGAGGTGCGCTACGGCGCTCGAGGCGCCACGGATCAGGTGGCCCGCTCGACGGACAGTGGCCGCATCCACGCCGTGGTGCTCGAGGGCCTCACGCCGGGCACCGAGTACAGCTACGAGGTCAGCGCCTGTGGCGGCCGGACGCCCATCAAGAGCTTCAGCACCGCCCCGGTCCCGGGGACGCGGTATGTGCACTTCGCGGCCGTGGGAGACTTCGGCACCGGTGGCAATGACGAGAAGCGGGTCGCCGCCGCCATGCGCGCCGCGCAGCCCGAGCTGTTCATCGCGCTCGGAGACAATGCCTACACGTCCGGCACCGAGGCGGAGATCCAGAACAACCTCTTCGCGCCCCTGGCGGAGGTGCTCGCCGAGGTGCCCTTCTTCCCCGTGGCCGGCAACCACGAGTACGTCACCAACCAGTCGCAGCCGTACCTGGACAACTTCTACCTGCCCACCAGCCCCAGCGGCGGCGAGCGCTACTACTCCTTCGACTGGGGCCACGTGCACTTCGTCGGGCTGGACTCCAGCTGCGCCATCGGCCTGGCCTCGAAGGAGCGCTGCACGCTTGCGGCGCAGAAGGCCTGGCTGCAGCAGGATCTGGCCGCGAGCAAGGCCCCCTGGAAGGTCGTCTACTTCCACCACCCACCCTGGTCGAGCGGCTCTCACGGCTCCCAGCTCCTCATGCGCCGCGAGTTCGGCCCCCTCTTCGAGCAGTACGGGGTGGATCTCGTCCTGACGGGGCATGACCACAACTACGAGCGCAGCAAGCCCATGCTCGGGGATGCGGTCGCCCCCACGGGCAAGAAGGGCATCCCCTACCTCGTGGTCGGCGGCGGCGGCGCGAGCCTGCGCGCCTTCAGCGGGGGGGCGCCGGCCTGGAGCGCCTACCGCAACGCCACCGCGCACGGCTTCCTGGACGTCGTGGTCGATGGAGGAACCCTCACCGCGAAGCTCCTGGGGACCGACGGCAAGACGCTGGACTCCCTCACCCTGAAGAAGGAGCTCGCGCCGCAGGAGCCTCCACCCACCCTGAGCGTGATCGTGGAGGGTGAGCGGGGCACGGCTCCGCTCCAGGCCTTCTTCCGCGCCACGCCCCCCTCCGCCGACTACACCGTCCGCTGGGACTTCGGGGATGGACAGAGCGCCGAGGGCACCGAGGTGCGGCACGTCTACGCCCAGCCGGGCGATTACACGGTGACGGCCACCGCCACGTCCGGGGCCTCGAGCGTCACCACCACGAAGCAGGTCTCCGTCTCGGCGCAGGGGACCGTGGAGACGCCCGGTGAGCCCGTGACGGAGGTGCCTCAGACTCCCGGCTCCCCGGGTGTCTCGCCTGGCCTGCCGGGCGAGGACGATGCGTCCCCCAGCGCGGGCTGCTCGACCGTGCCTCCGGGCGCCCTCCTCCCGTTCGCCGCGCTGACGCTGGCCGCGCTGCTGCGGCGCCGTCGACGCTGA
- a CDS encoding RsmB/NOP family class I SAM-dependent RNA methyltransferase, with translation MRPLREDLVLQASLEAYGMVRHEGRLSDRALDFTLRRKAHLYSTERRAVAERVYALLRRQRTVDYLLSHARPGFEQLQTTRQDVLRLAASRILHGEAARQVARDSALTGADAAALDALPEAAAALDSLPANQRFPLAASLPDFLAEKFRETFGEDAERAAEAMNERAPLTARVNLLKTTREALLERLKAEGVECQPTPLSPMGVWLETRVNAFSLESFREGLFELQDEGSQLLGMLVDAPPTRVVDACAGAGGKTLQLAAQMKNRGDLHALDVDEGRIDELRKRARRDGVHNVRTQVIPPEGPTADEALVPLKDKADRVLVDAPCSGTGTYRRKPDARYRLGPDELANHVARQKALLERFSTLVKPGGRLIYGTCSILREENEAVVEDFLARHPDFSVRPVTEELGPELGAKVSRGPFLRLAPHLHGTDGFFGAILVRAK, from the coding sequence ATGCGCCCGCTGCGTGAGGACCTCGTCCTCCAGGCCAGCCTCGAGGCCTACGGCATGGTGCGCCACGAGGGCCGCCTGTCCGATCGGGCGCTCGACTTCACCCTGCGGCGCAAGGCGCACCTGTACTCGACCGAGCGTCGCGCCGTCGCGGAGCGCGTCTACGCCCTGCTGCGCCGCCAGCGCACGGTGGACTATCTGCTCTCCCACGCGCGCCCCGGCTTCGAGCAGCTGCAGACCACCCGGCAGGACGTGCTGCGGCTGGCCGCCTCGCGCATCCTCCACGGCGAGGCCGCGCGGCAGGTGGCCCGGGACTCCGCGCTGACGGGCGCGGATGCCGCGGCGCTGGACGCCCTGCCGGAGGCGGCCGCCGCGCTGGACTCGCTGCCCGCGAACCAGCGCTTCCCCCTGGCGGCCTCCCTGCCCGACTTCCTGGCGGAGAAGTTCCGGGAGACCTTCGGCGAGGACGCCGAGCGCGCCGCCGAGGCGATGAACGAGCGCGCTCCCCTGACCGCCCGCGTCAACCTGCTCAAGACCACGCGCGAGGCCCTGCTGGAGCGCCTGAAGGCCGAGGGCGTCGAGTGCCAGCCCACGCCGCTGTCCCCCATGGGCGTGTGGCTGGAGACGCGCGTCAACGCCTTCTCGCTGGAGAGCTTCCGGGAGGGGCTCTTCGAGCTGCAGGACGAGGGCAGCCAGCTGCTCGGCATGCTGGTGGACGCGCCGCCCACGCGGGTGGTGGATGCCTGCGCGGGCGCGGGCGGCAAGACGCTGCAGCTCGCCGCGCAGATGAAGAACCGGGGCGATCTGCACGCGCTGGACGTGGATGAGGGCCGCATCGACGAGCTGCGCAAGCGCGCCCGCCGCGACGGCGTCCACAACGTCCGCACCCAGGTCATCCCGCCCGAGGGCCCCACCGCGGACGAGGCCCTGGTACCGCTGAAGGACAAGGCGGACCGGGTGCTGGTGGACGCCCCGTGCAGCGGCACCGGCACCTACCGCCGCAAGCCAGACGCGCGCTACCGGCTGGGGCCCGACGAGCTGGCGAACCACGTGGCCCGGCAGAAGGCGCTGCTGGAGCGCTTCTCCACCCTGGTGAAGCCGGGCGGCCGGCTCATCTACGGCACGTGCAGCATCCTCAGGGAGGAGAACGAGGCGGTGGTGGAGGACTTCCTGGCGCGCCACCCGGACTTCTCCGTGCGCCCGGTGACGGAGGAGCTGGGCCCGGAGCTGGGGGCGAAGGTGAGCCGTGGCCCCTTCCTGCGGCTGGCCCCTCATCTGCACGGGACGGACGGGTTCTTCGGGGCCATCCTGGTCCGGGCGAAGTAG
- a CDS encoding M61 family metallopeptidase encodes MPEAVQYRVSMPRPHSHLFEVTAVFPAGPEVLDAVLPVWTPGSYLVREYARHIQDVTATDSQGEPLPVQRADKRTFRVRAGGESVTLRYRVYANELTVRTSHLDGSHGYFNGATLFLYTEATRNLEHRVQVTAPEGWRAFSALDQKNGTFVAPDYDTLVDSPFEVGPHTPLTFVAAGVPHEVIVWGDTVPDPEKLTADLQRVCETEARLFGGLPMRRYVFLVYLADKGRGGLEHQASTALLFPRSALQSTRGWEDFLTLAAHEYFHLWNIKRIKPRALVPFDYSQENYTTLLWAFEGMTSYYDNLFVRRAGLMSAQRYLTRLGETLTTLHGTPGRRVQTLADASLMSWIKHYRPDENSANSAISYYLKGEVVCALLDLEIRRATGDAKGLDDVVRLLWQRYGDGSGVPENGVEAAVSEVAGRDMTAFFDRAVRSTEELDYSVFSHVGLEVGFRVRESTSDKGGTPPPSRKSTEKPKGWLGLGLKGSATVASVAEGSPAMEAGLYPEDEVVALDGYKVDGAGLVSRCEDRRPGETVRVTLFRRDKLMELVVVLGQKPADVAYLTRADKPTEAQKAAFQAWLGTAWDDAVG; translated from the coding sequence ATGCCGGAAGCCGTCCAGTATCGCGTCTCGATGCCCCGCCCGCATTCGCACCTGTTCGAGGTGACGGCCGTCTTCCCCGCGGGCCCCGAGGTACTCGACGCCGTGCTGCCCGTGTGGACGCCGGGCAGCTACCTGGTCAGGGAGTACGCGCGCCACATCCAGGACGTGACGGCCACGGACTCGCAGGGCGAGCCGCTCCCGGTGCAGCGCGCGGACAAGCGCACCTTCCGCGTCCGCGCCGGCGGCGAGTCGGTGACGCTGCGCTACCGCGTCTACGCCAACGAGCTGACGGTGCGCACCAGCCACCTGGACGGCTCGCACGGCTACTTCAACGGCGCCACCCTCTTCCTCTACACGGAGGCCACCCGCAACCTGGAGCACCGTGTCCAGGTGACGGCTCCCGAGGGCTGGCGGGCGTTCAGCGCGTTGGATCAGAAGAACGGCACCTTCGTGGCGCCGGACTACGACACGCTGGTGGACAGCCCCTTCGAGGTCGGCCCCCACACGCCGCTGACCTTCGTCGCCGCGGGCGTGCCGCACGAGGTGATCGTCTGGGGCGACACGGTGCCGGATCCGGAGAAGCTGACGGCGGACCTGCAGCGCGTCTGCGAGACGGAGGCGCGGCTGTTCGGCGGGCTGCCGATGCGGCGCTACGTGTTCCTGGTGTACCTGGCGGACAAGGGGCGCGGCGGGCTGGAGCACCAGGCCTCCACGGCGCTGCTCTTCCCCCGCTCGGCGCTGCAGAGCACCCGCGGCTGGGAGGACTTCCTCACCCTGGCGGCGCACGAGTACTTCCACCTGTGGAACATCAAGCGCATCAAGCCCCGCGCGCTGGTGCCCTTCGACTACTCGCAGGAGAACTACACCACCCTGCTCTGGGCCTTCGAGGGGATGACGTCGTACTACGACAACCTCTTCGTGCGCCGGGCGGGCCTCATGTCCGCCCAGCGCTACCTCACGCGGCTGGGCGAGACGCTCACCACCCTGCACGGCACGCCGGGCCGCCGGGTGCAGACGCTGGCGGACGCGTCGCTGATGAGCTGGATCAAGCACTACCGGCCGGACGAGAACTCGGCCAACAGCGCCATCTCCTACTACCTCAAGGGCGAGGTGGTGTGCGCGCTGCTGGATCTGGAGATCCGCCGCGCCACCGGAGACGCCAAGGGCCTGGACGACGTGGTGCGCCTGCTGTGGCAGCGCTACGGGGACGGCTCGGGCGTGCCGGAGAACGGCGTGGAGGCGGCCGTCAGCGAGGTGGCGGGCAGGGACATGACGGCCTTCTTCGATCGCGCGGTGCGCTCCACGGAGGAGCTGGACTACTCCGTCTTCTCGCACGTGGGCCTCGAGGTGGGCTTCCGGGTGCGCGAGTCCACCAGCGACAAGGGCGGCACGCCTCCGCCATCCCGGAAGAGCACCGAGAAGCCCAAGGGCTGGCTCGGCCTGGGCCTCAAGGGCAGCGCCACGGTGGCCTCGGTGGCGGAAGGCTCGCCCGCGATGGAGGCCGGGCTCTACCCCGAGGACGAGGTGGTGGCGCTGGACGGCTACAAGGTGGACGGGGCGGGCCTGGTGAGCCGGTGCGAGGACCGACGCCCGGGTGAGACGGTCCGGGTGACGCTGTTCCGCCGCGACAAGCTGATGGAGCTCGTCGTGGTGCTGGGCCAGAAACCGGCGGACGTGGCGTACCTGACGCGCGCCGACAAGCCCACCGAGGCGCAGAAGGCCGCCTTCCAGGCCTGGCTGGGCACGGCGTGGGACGACGCAGTCGGTTAG
- a CDS encoding tetratricopeptide repeat protein translates to MEKPTPTHCQRHPDAVAGWSCDNCQALLCPDCVATRRSLSTEYLSCGLCQGRAMPRVVHRSRTPLAQRLRKAWRYPFNQTGMAVLIGLSFLLTVCRWAAEATFLLLKFLPMVIGLGIFWGAFFHIVRTTARGEHEMDTPDYSEVFSDCVVPAMRGLVGTSLLWVPGLLYLRYVRRWDVSKPMDDLLSKPAFYVTGGLPQLDWSQVVWDPVLWLIVLAGALYLPMVLLLSAAGKSVWTMLNPLAVLGAARRLGRDFLLTLGALAVLAVALVVGQLVATGLLRLELPLFSRWAAELVTCIAPFLMAHVLGLLLYSRGDELGYGAPSDYLEPVLGATRPRVEAPALRVAPAAPAEPAPEASASLTETLSALTQAVGAQDSGKALALYAGLSEPRFLKQVEPAHHLFVGQAAVAQGQYPLAVKALETAADVAPDGPEASRALVLLARVYGERLKEPERAASIYRYVVHRYPNTDASRFASRHLSPTS, encoded by the coding sequence ATGGAGAAGCCCACACCCACCCACTGCCAACGACACCCCGACGCCGTGGCGGGTTGGAGCTGCGACAACTGCCAGGCCTTGCTGTGCCCGGACTGCGTCGCGACGCGGCGCTCGCTGTCCACGGAGTACCTCTCCTGCGGCCTGTGCCAGGGCCGGGCGATGCCCAGGGTCGTCCACCGCTCGCGCACCCCGCTGGCCCAGCGGCTGCGCAAGGCGTGGCGCTATCCGTTCAACCAGACCGGGATGGCGGTGCTCATCGGGCTCAGCTTCCTGCTGACCGTCTGCCGGTGGGCCGCCGAAGCCACCTTCCTGCTGCTCAAGTTCCTGCCCATGGTGATCGGGCTGGGGATCTTCTGGGGCGCCTTCTTCCACATCGTCCGCACCACGGCCCGTGGCGAGCACGAGATGGACACGCCGGACTACTCGGAGGTCTTCTCCGACTGCGTGGTCCCCGCCATGCGCGGGCTGGTGGGCACGTCGCTGCTGTGGGTGCCCGGGCTGCTCTACCTGCGCTACGTCCGCCGCTGGGACGTGAGCAAGCCGATGGATGATCTGCTCTCCAAGCCGGCCTTCTACGTCACCGGCGGGCTGCCCCAGCTCGACTGGAGCCAGGTGGTGTGGGATCCGGTCCTCTGGCTGATCGTCCTCGCCGGGGCCCTCTACCTGCCCATGGTGCTGCTGCTGTCGGCGGCCGGGAAGAGCGTGTGGACGATGCTCAACCCGCTGGCGGTCCTGGGCGCCGCGCGCCGCCTGGGCCGGGACTTCCTGCTCACGCTGGGCGCGCTGGCCGTGCTCGCCGTGGCGCTCGTGGTCGGGCAGCTGGTGGCCACGGGCCTGCTGCGGCTGGAGCTGCCCCTCTTCTCGAGGTGGGCGGCCGAGCTGGTGACGTGCATCGCGCCCTTCCTCATGGCGCACGTGCTCGGGCTGCTCCTGTACAGCCGCGGGGACGAGCTCGGCTATGGCGCGCCCTCGGACTACCTGGAGCCCGTGCTGGGAGCGACCCGGCCGCGCGTGGAGGCCCCGGCCCTGCGCGTCGCCCCGGCTGCCCCGGCGGAGCCCGCGCCCGAGGCTTCCGCCTCCCTCACCGAGACGCTGTCCGCGCTGACGCAGGCGGTGGGAGCGCAGGACTCGGGCAAGGCGCTGGCGCTCTACGCCGGGCTCAGCGAGCCGCGCTTCCTCAAGCAGGTCGAGCCGGCCCACCACCTCTTCGTGGGCCAGGCCGCCGTGGCCCAGGGGCAGTACCCGCTGGCCGTGAAGGCGCTGGAGACGGCGGCGGACGTGGCGCCGGATGGCCCGGAGGCCTCGCGGGCGCTGGTGCTGCTGGCGCGCGTCTATGGCGAGCGGCTGAAGGAGCCCGAGCGCGCCGCGAGCATCTACCGCTACGTCGTTCACCGGTATCCGAACACGGACGCATCGCGGTTCGCGAGCAGGCACCTTTCGCCGACTTCCTGA
- a CDS encoding carboxypeptidase-like regulatory domain-containing protein: MPRLRILSVLLGLACLPACDNRPVVDRSGGVCSEGLVSLKVEVVTAEGVRVKGATITATNEETLESITGITNEQGFSRAVNETLAPGVTRLYATAGSKVSPATQVEWVCDDCHCEPTPDTVTLQLNP; the protein is encoded by the coding sequence ATGCCTCGGTTGAGAATCCTCTCGGTACTGCTGGGCCTCGCCTGCCTGCCCGCCTGTGACAACAGGCCCGTGGTGGACAGAAGTGGGGGCGTCTGCTCGGAGGGGTTGGTGTCGTTGAAGGTGGAGGTCGTCACGGCGGAGGGCGTCCGGGTCAAGGGCGCCACCATCACCGCGACGAATGAGGAGACGCTGGAGAGCATCACCGGCATCACCAACGAGCAGGGCTTCAGCAGGGCGGTGAACGAGACGCTCGCTCCAGGCGTCACGCGCCTGTACGCCACGGCGGGCTCCAAGGTATCCCCCGCCACCCAGGTGGAGTGGGTGTGCGACGACTGCCACTGTGAGCCCACTCCGGACACGGTGACGTTGCAGCTCAACCCATAG
- a CDS encoding ribonuclease HII, giving the protein MPSLEELLQTPLSELTERFIERCQPVPHGLLAALEADGRQGARTLARRIRARQEKNRSEGQRLRHLLRYEVELWTQGMERVAGVDEAGMAPLAGPVVAAAAILPKNYRLKGLDDSKKILDEEKREELAVAIKRDAVAWAVGVAEVEEIDRINIYHAGLLAMRRAVQALTLAPEYALVDARTIPECPCPQKGIVHGDALSMSIAAASIIAKTTRDRMMAELDAQYPGYGLASHKGYPTPQHFQAIKEKGVLPIHRRSFGPVREALGLVPLQEELFPPPPPPPPRP; this is encoded by the coding sequence ATGCCGAGCCTGGAAGAACTGCTGCAAACGCCCCTCTCGGAGCTCACCGAGCGCTTCATCGAGCGCTGTCAGCCGGTGCCGCACGGCCTGCTGGCCGCGCTGGAGGCGGACGGTCGGCAAGGGGCTCGGACGCTCGCTCGCCGCATCCGGGCCCGGCAGGAGAAGAACCGCTCGGAGGGCCAGCGGCTGCGCCACCTGCTGCGCTACGAGGTGGAGCTGTGGACGCAGGGCATGGAGCGGGTGGCCGGGGTGGATGAGGCGGGGATGGCTCCGCTGGCGGGCCCGGTGGTGGCCGCGGCGGCCATCCTGCCGAAGAACTACCGACTCAAGGGGTTGGACGACTCGAAGAAGATCCTCGACGAGGAGAAGCGCGAGGAGCTGGCCGTGGCCATCAAGCGGGACGCGGTGGCCTGGGCGGTGGGCGTGGCGGAGGTGGAGGAGATCGACCGCATCAACATCTACCACGCGGGGTTGCTGGCCATGCGGCGCGCGGTGCAGGCGCTGACGCTGGCACCGGAGTACGCGCTGGTGGACGCTCGGACGATTCCCGAGTGCCCGTGTCCGCAGAAGGGCATCGTCCACGGGGACGCGCTGTCGATGAGCATCGCGGCGGCGTCGATCATCGCGAAGACGACGCGGGATCGGATGATGGCGGAGCTGGATGCGCAGTACCCGGGCTACGGGCTGGCCTCGCACAAGGGCTACCCGACGCCGCAGCACTTTCAGGCCATCAAGGAGAAGGGCGTGTTGCCGATCCACCGGCGGAGCTTCGGGCCGGTGCGGGAGGCGCTGGGGCTGGTGCCCCTGCAGGAGGAGCTGTTCCCCCCACCACCGCCGCCTCCTCCCCGTCCGTGA
- a CDS encoding trypsin-like serine protease yields MALTRPASLVVGLLTLALASSGCRERAEKPKQGSTAQASAADSGYALLEGHSAPFTKPSVFLDGKPDLENRYPSVVQVKSGASTSAQECSGVLIAPRFVLTAAHCVCRAHSDCESTATVTAVAYLPSTDDGSVRSLREVHSGTVRPHPQFKVPRGEPTRAESSHADLAVILLDEPASSDFPPITLSDTEPDASESLILVGFGNDERRFSKHPLLEPLNPKSDLIVLQPPARAAHQEDLGGPCLREAHGRPVLVGISRRGLGVESTCLRTQTYRAWLNEELQHATTVHPPPHP; encoded by the coding sequence ATGGCTCTGACGAGGCCAGCGTCCTTGGTGGTGGGGTTGCTCACTCTAGCGCTGGCCTCCAGCGGCTGCCGGGAGCGTGCGGAGAAGCCGAAGCAAGGCTCCACGGCCCAGGCAAGCGCCGCGGACAGCGGCTACGCGTTGCTCGAAGGACACAGCGCGCCCTTCACCAAGCCGTCGGTGTTCCTGGACGGGAAGCCGGACCTGGAGAATCGCTACCCTTCGGTCGTGCAGGTCAAGTCGGGAGCCTCGACATCAGCGCAGGAGTGCAGCGGAGTGCTCATCGCTCCACGCTTCGTACTCACCGCGGCCCACTGCGTCTGTCGCGCCCATTCAGACTGTGAGTCGACTGCTACGGTGACAGCGGTGGCCTACCTTCCGTCGACAGACGATGGAAGCGTGCGATCCCTACGCGAAGTCCACAGCGGCACGGTTCGGCCGCATCCCCAGTTCAAAGTCCCGCGTGGAGAGCCGACTCGTGCCGAGTCGAGCCATGCGGATCTCGCTGTCATCCTCCTGGATGAACCGGCCAGCTCCGACTTCCCACCCATCACGCTCTCGGACACTGAGCCCGACGCAAGTGAATCTCTCATCCTGGTGGGCTTCGGCAATGACGAGCGGCGCTTCAGCAAGCACCCGCTTCTGGAACCACTCAACCCGAAGAGCGACCTCATCGTGCTTCAGCCGCCTGCACGCGCCGCACACCAGGAAGATCTGGGTGGTCCCTGTCTGCGCGAGGCCCATGGACGTCCAGTCCTCGTAGGAATCTCCCGCAGAGGACTTGGCGTGGAGTCCACCTGCCTCCGCACGCAGACCTACAGGGCATGGCTGAACGAAGAACTCCAGCACGCAACCACAGTGCACCCTCCTCCCCATCCGTAG
- a CDS encoding trypsin-like serine protease, producing MEAGISAVYPGPRDTKNRYLSNVAIRTNAKKEDGSEQCSGVLISPRHVLTAGHCVCLKKKFLPTAPQQHIAQRLQEAMPSTGKTREQRAVIDAVRSRILEHAATIIDPSLCATSVSVQVVEYLPSKATARSRLLQSEYLGRVVHPHPRLLVLDDANGVSWFREADLALIHLESPVSERFRSIKLPEKDVQAGHSIVMVGHGFGENGDTTNEFGDRHYGESIIDTVERLPSGSVKFIARLPPQGSKQAPRVYGGDSGGGGFSKADDRVLIGVISAIGKDGASSIFTSVFAYEDWLKQELNHEGAATVAP from the coding sequence ATGGAGGCGGGCATCTCCGCTGTCTACCCGGGCCCCAGGGACACCAAGAACCGCTACCTCTCGAATGTCGCGATCCGCACCAACGCCAAGAAGGAGGACGGTTCCGAGCAGTGCAGTGGGGTGCTCATCAGCCCTCGGCACGTCCTGACAGCGGGCCATTGCGTGTGCCTGAAGAAGAAGTTCCTACCCACCGCACCCCAGCAGCACATCGCTCAAAGACTCCAGGAAGCCATGCCTTCCACTGGCAAGACCCGAGAGCAAAGAGCTGTGATCGATGCCGTGCGCAGCCGCATTCTCGAGCATGCCGCCACGATCATCGACCCATCGCTTTGTGCCACGTCTGTCAGCGTCCAGGTGGTGGAGTATCTCCCGTCAAAAGCCACGGCCAGATCCAGGCTTCTTCAAAGCGAGTACCTGGGGAGGGTCGTCCACCCTCACCCCCGCCTGCTGGTGCTCGACGACGCCAACGGTGTCTCGTGGTTCAGGGAGGCTGACCTGGCCCTCATCCACCTGGAATCCCCGGTGAGCGAACGCTTTCGCTCCATCAAGCTCCCGGAGAAGGATGTTCAGGCAGGTCATTCCATCGTCATGGTGGGTCACGGCTTCGGCGAGAACGGTGACACCACCAATGAGTTCGGTGATCGCCACTATGGGGAGAGCATCATCGACACGGTGGAGCGACTGCCTTCAGGCAGTGTGAAGTTCATTGCCCGTCTCCCGCCGCAGGGCTCCAAGCAAGCCCCCCGCGTCTATGGTGGTGACAGCGGCGGGGGAGGCTTCAGCAAGGCCGATGACCGTGTGCTCATTGGAGTCATCAGCGCCATCGGGAAGGATGGCGCGTCCTCCATCTTCACCAGCGTCTTTGCCTACGAAGACTGGCTGAAGCAGGAGCTGAACCACGAAGGTGCGGCAACCGTTGCTCCCTGA